The Fusarium falciforme chromosome 8, complete sequence region ATTCACTCGTTCTACTCCCTCGTTCAGTCGTTCATTCATTCGTTAATTCCCTCCCCTCCTGCATCATGCGTTCCTTCGTCGCCTTGGCGGCTCTCGCCCTCTCGGGCAGCCTCGACCTTGCTGCCGCCGGTCCTTGCAGACCTAGCAACACTGTGTCTACTTCTGCCACTGGCTCTGCCACCGAGACATCCTCTGGcgcctcatcgtcctcgactGAGACCACTGGCCCTCGCATCATCAAGAACCTCTGCCAGAACGGTGGCTTCCATGACATCGACCCCGAGGACCCCAGCAACATCCCCAACTTCACCACTGAGGGTAACACTGAGGGCAGCACTACCGGAGGCTACAAGGGTGACGGAAGCAACGACAACAACTGCGTCAAGTTCACTGTCAGCTCAATTCCCACCAAGCACAAGCGAGCTGTCGGCGACACTGCCAGCCTGAGCCAGGAGCTGTCCGACCTCAACACTGCGACTCCCTACACGGTTCGCTTCTTCTACTTCATCCTCACTGCCCCCACCACCCAGAACATCTGCACTCTCGAGGGTTACATTGGCTCTCAGCAGTTCTTCACCACCTTCATCTACAGCACCGGTGCCTCTGCCTTCTACAACACCGCCCTGGTCTCGACCAACGTCCCCTCCTCCGTGGCTCCTCTGTCCATCCGCGCCAGCTGCTCGTCTGGTGGTCTGGCCTCCGTCTTCGTCgactccatcttcatctccaaccaGGTCACTCCCCAGAACATCAACGACTACAGACTTGactttggtgatggtgatatCCGTGAGCCTGTCTCTTCTCCCACCACTGTCGCCACCACTCAGTCCGCTTCCGAGACTGCTACTGAGTCCGCTACCGAGACTGGTACCGAGTCTGCCACTGAGTCCGCTACTGAGACTGGTACTGAGTCCGTGACTGAGTCTGCTACCGAGACTGCCACAGGCTCTGCCACTGAGTCCGCTACCGAGACCGCCTCTGAGACCGAGACTGCCTCTGAGACTGAGACTGCTACCGAGACTGCTACTGAGTCTGCCACTGAGACCAAGTCGGCCACCGAGACTGCTACCGAGTCTGGCTCTACTACTGAGTCTGCCTCCGCCACCGAGTCTGCCACCGAGTCCGGTTCTACCACTGAGGGTGCCTCGACTACCGAgactgcctctgcctctggtTCTACCACCGAGACTGCTACTGAGTCCACCACGGAGTCCGCTTCCGAGTCTGGTTCTACCACTGAGGCCGCCTCTGCTACCGAGTCCGCCTCCACCACCGAGACTGCCTCTACTTCTGAGACTGCCTCTGAGTCCGCCTCTACTTCCACTGAGGCTGGTTCTACTACCAAGTCTGCCTCTACCACTGCCTCGGAGTCTGCTTCCTCCTCTACTGAGTCCGGTTCCACCACTGAGTCTGCCTCCACCACTGAGTCTGCTTCCACAACCGAGAGCGCCTCTACTACTCAGTCCGCTTCCGAGTctgcctccacctccactgAGTCGGCCTCTGAGACTGCCTCTACCACTGCTTCCGAGACCGCCTCCACCACTGCGTCGGAGTCTGCCTCTTCTTCCACTGAGTCTGCCTCCTCGACTGAGTCCGCCTCTACCACCGCTTCTGAGACTGCCTCGACCACCGCCTCCACCACTGCTGCCCCTACCACCACTgacttcaccaccaccaccagtgCTGAgtctaccaccaccactgccgagtcaaccaccaccagcgaTGCTCCTGCTTGCTACACTGCCAACGCTGTTGACGCTGGTGGCTTCGAGGGTGACGAGGCCTTCACCTTCTGGACCTTCAAGGCCAAGTCTGGTGTTGTCGCCAACTCCAAGAACCGTCCCAGCCACTCTGGTGATAGCTCTGCGTAAGTTTCacccttctctctctcttcgaTGATACAAATGCTAACATCTCGACAGCTTCGTCCGCTGGCCCCAAGGCAACAAGAAGGCCAGCATCACCCAGACCGTCACCGGCCTCGTCCCCGGCGCCACCTACAACCTCGGCTACTGGTACCACGTCGCCAAGGGCGAGCACCTCCCCTTCTACGAGTGCGACATCCTCGTCCGCTTCGACGGAGTCAACTTTGACGACTTTGACCCCTTCTACGACGCCAACGCCTGGAACGAGTACGTCCAGCGCTACAACACCGTCGTCCCCACCAGCGACACGGCCGTCCTTTCGTTCGAGCTCTCTTGCAAGAGCAACCCCGACGCCTTCTACATCCAGCTGGATGACGTCCATCTCAACCGCGTCTGCCCCAACGgtggtgatgacgaggaggaggagtccgAGTAGATGGAATCATGATGACGCCTTTTTCTTGAGGATAATGTCTTAAACTTCTTCTTGTACTTAATTGGATAGACCACTCTAGATATCTTGGACAGCCATAGGCCATCAGTACATGTTGTTCCTCACGTCCAACTGTTACGAAACTATGATGCTATTTACTCAAAGTGAATTCCTCTATGTGCCTATCGTTCATATCAACCTTGCTAGTTCATGTACAAAACTTCACCACCACTTGGTGTCCGTAGTGCGCCACGTGTTGGTGCCGCAGTGAACCTCTCCCATGCCCAGGTGATGCGAGAACCAGTCATCCTGAAAGGTCACGTTGAAGCTGGCCCTGGCATACGTCTCCTGCACAGCCTTGGCGATAATGTCCTCGCCGTCAATGACCGGACCCCAGGGGTTAGGAGCGAGGACAAATGAGTCTGCCAGGACAACGCCGTTGACGGTTCCTGGGTAAAAGGCAACGAGCTGGGTCTCGGGGTCCACCTCACGTCGTCCAAGCTGAACAGGGCCATGGGGCTGAGCTGCCTCAATGATGgacttggccttgaagaCCGGGCCGCCACTAACAGCCTTCTTGCTAAGAGAAGAACCAGCGCTGAGCTTGGAAGGGCTTGGGGTTGAAGAGGGGCCAGGAGTCGGGATGGCACTGGGGCTGGTCGAGTTTGGGCTGATACTACACGTCCAACCCTCGGCAAACGCGTAGTAAAATGTCGCAGGAACGCGAAGAATCTCATCATCGGTGAGACCCGTCTCACGCTTGAGGATAGCAATGTTACCCTCAATGCGCTTAGCAGCCATCTGGTTGATGCTCTCAAACTTCTTCAGCTTAAGAACTTGGTCGATGGTCTCCTTGGGAAGACAGTACTGTACTGGGTCCTCACCAGGGAGGTGAGGCCTCGAGAGAGCCTTCGTGCTTCCATGTCCATCCTTGGAAGCCTTCTTGAGAAGTTCCACACCAGCAACGGGATCATCAACCACAACAACCCATCCTCGCTCATTGTCAGCGGGCAGGAACTGAAGAAACTCATCAACATGACCGACAGCGAGCCAAGCCGTGTCGAGAGCAAGGGGATCCTGAACTTGCTGGGCCTTGAGAAAGTTGAACATGAGGGGCTTTCGTCCCTCCCACTGGCCCTGGATGACACGACCCGCGGGATAGCTCTTCCCCTTGTACTTGTAAGGAGGAATCGTCTCCAAGTTACCAGTAGAGTCGATGGTGTCGCCGTCTCCGTGGTGCTGCACAGCACCAACTTTGTCGTTGCGGAGCTGGTGGAAGATATCCCGGCCAGAAGAACGAGAAGCTTGCACAGACCGGATCATGACTCGAAGAACAATAGGTCCATCGGGTCCAGGGATGCTCGTGTAACCAGGTTCAAAGAAATCCTGGGTCCAGATATCGCCATGGCCAAACAAAAAGACGGGTTCATCAATGCCCGCGGCAGCAGCATTATCTTCCAAGTCGGCAACGAATCTTCCTTGAGCACCGTCTTCATCAGCACCAGTGCTAAACACTCTCTCGGCGAGCTGCGCATGGTGATGCGTCAAGACAGGAGCAACACGCAAAGCAACAGAGTCAGTCGCCTTTTGACTTCCATCCGAGACAGTAAAGTGAACCTGAGCTTTACCGTCCCAACCCTTGGGTCGACGGACATCGCGAGCATCGATGCCCAGCTCAAGACCGCCCCTGAGGTCCTCAGCTGTAAAGGTGTAGTTGGCACCCACGAACGTCCACTCACTTCCCTCCTTGACAAAGATGCGAACCTTGCTAGCGGCAACCTTGTTCGTGACATGGACCCTGCCCTTAGCAGAAGCTCTGAGCTTCGCAATAGGGAGGGTCCGCAGGGGAGCGAGGTACTTGGGGTTGCGCTGCACGTTGTCGACAGCATCGTTACACTCATCCAAGTAGGTCTCGCCATCTTCAAAAGGGATTTCCTGGCTGGGACCCCATTTCTTAGAACATCGCTGGTTTGTATCGCCAATGTTGGCGAGAAACAAGGCTCCTCTCTCAGGCGTCCAAGTGGTCTTAGCCTTGATGTCGGAGTCGCCCTTGACGTCAACCTTTCCGTCGCGGTTCGTATCCGCCAGGATGGTTGCCTTGAGACCGTAGGCGTAGGTGGACTGGCATAAAGCTAGAGTCACTGTCAGCTAGTGTTTCTCTAGGAAGATAAAGAGCCACATACCCAAAGCGAGAACCGCCACTTTGCCGGTGGAGAAGCGCATGGTGAAGTCGCCAGTGAAGAAGAGCAAACTTCTATACAGCTTTCTTCACAAAAGAGTCCAAGTCGAGGACAAGAACCGATCGTCTTATATGTGCACCGTTCCAAAGACGATCCTCATATCAGAGCGTTACATGAAACCGTATTCCACCTCCCCTGCCCCCAGTCATAGTTTACATGGATATAAATGGCCTGCCCCCATTGTTTCACAGACAGTGCCGACTTACGAGAGAGGCAACCTCCGAAAGAGAGAAACAACGTTATGTGATTCACGATCGGATCAGGCGGGGTTGAAAGTGAGGCAGGCATCCGATACAGCCACCACCTTGATGGGCCTCTGAAGCAAGTCCGGAAGAGCGGGACGTAAGCAGGCTACATGGTTGGCTATCCCGTAAAGATCCCTTGACGATCCTCGACCATAGATCAAAAAGTGTATTCACCCCGTGTATGGCCTCACGGTGCTCAGCATAATCGGCTTGCATCAAAAACGCAACCAAGCCCCTTTACCAAACAATCATATTGTTTCTTCCCCCCTTTCACATTACGTACAACTTCCTTTCCGCAACGGCACGGCGGATTCGACTCTGCACTTTTGAACTTTGCACTGCCTCGAGCAGGGATGCGGGACGAGCCACGCGCTTACGCGAACACGGTTACTACCCTTGTTTGCCTTTTAAGCATAATGAGATAAATTTAGTGTCTTCCGAGCTACACAAGGATTTCTTGTTTAATTTGCCGTGTAGCACGGCATACTCAAGTAGGCAGGAGGACTGCGAAAGGGTTGACGGGATAGTCCGTTGAGAAGCGGGAGGATGCCAGTGAGAGCCAACGGCAGAGTTGCGTACGCAATAGGATGAGGCTGAAGCAAGACATGACATGCAAGTCAGCAGGCAGCTCTCGTCTAGATCCATACCAACAGAGCGAGAGTCGGCAAGTCAGGCTTCTTGGCTTCAACCACGCCTGAGTAACTCGAGTTTGAGTAACTAAACTCCTACGACCAATACTCAACTCACTCGTCCAAAGAATACGCCAAAAGATCAATAATTAAAAACAAAACGCCTGGCAAATGATGCCTTTGAGCAGTTCAAGCTCCCCACTCAAGCCAAGAGCGTCTGTCTACACCAGCACTCCCAGATAACGTAAATGGCTATATGTACAAGGGTATAGGTCgtcatctcatccatcccGATTAACATTATCCCCACTGCCGACATTGCCCTCAAGGCTTGGACGCCCGTGTATGTTCCTCGTAAAACTCCAGCGTCAACGCTGCCAAGAAGCCTGGGATGCACCCCTTTTCCCTCACCCAGAACCCAATCTGATCACTGATCCTTCTCGCAAACGCGCTTCGCGGGCCGCCTCCCACCTTCATAGTTCCCCGCTCACCGTCAAAGACGATTGAATTCTCATGTTCGTCTGTTTGTGAGGGGTAGAATGTACTCTCGACCCGCATCTTGCCGTTCGGGATAAAGGTGACGGTCCAGCCAAGAGTCGAGAAGATGGCTTCCTTGAACTCTTGCGACTTAGATCCCCAGACTTCCTTAAGGCGCCGCGCGGACTTTTGGGCCGACGCGGTTTCGGCCTTGGCAGCCGCAATCTCACGCTCCATCGCTGAAAGCACAGAGGTGGGAATCATGGGGACTGACGAGTTGCCAGTCTTGGAACGAAGGGTTGCCAGCAAGTCTTGGTTCTCCTTCTGAAGGGCCTCCAGTGTAGACCGCTTTATGGCTTCATAGTCCGATGTCGGGTTGGACTTGAGGGAAAGAACACGAGTCTGCGTCTGTTGCTTAGcagccttgagctgctcgCGGTTGGCTGACAGGTCCTTCTCCAGCAACGCCACCTTGGTCTGGAAGCTAGACAGCTCCTCCTGCAGCTTGCGATTCTTGCGCGCAAGCTGTCCAAGCTGCTCGTGGGCATTGTCATCCTCAGGTCGGGAGCGTTTGCTGCCAGTTGCCGGCTGTGGTGTGCCTGTAGCAGACGGTTCCACGGATGACAGCTCAGCGTGCAGACTCTGCACTTCCATCTTGTACTTGTCCACCAGATCCTCGAGTTCCTGGACTCTCTTCGCGCGGGCTTCATCAAACTGTTCTGGTTGGACTGTCTCGTCCTCGGTATCAAAAGTCTTGAGCTGAGCTCGAAGGTATTCCACCTCCTTGACAGCCAGGGCGCGTTGTCGTTCCAGTCGTAGTCGAGCCTTGTCGGTGTTGTTGGCGTTTGCTGATGTCTTTGCATTCTCAACCTCGGTCTTGAGCTGAGCCTTTTCGTCTTGTAGCGTCTGGATGGTGTTCTGTGCTGCTGTCATCTCGGCCTGAAGAGCGCCCAACTTTTCCACATACGACGCCGTAGTCAGACGCTCCTGGACAAGCGCCCTTGCCACAGCCTCTGGGGAATCAAACTCGTTGTCGCCAGTCTCGGACGCATTCTTCAAGTACGCCGACCAAGCCAATCGCTCATCCTCGAGCCTCTGTCGCTGAATACGGGCTTCAGCAAGCTCTGCCTCGACCATTTCAGCAGCCTCGAGCTTGCGCTGCAGACttcgcttctcctcctcgacgacctcgacTGCCTTGCTCAACGCTCGTAGGTGCTTGAGTTCGGAAAGCTGGTCGCGATTGGTCGCTTCAAGGTTTCGAATATGATGGACCTGCTCCGACAGTTCTTGTCTGATTATCTCCATCGTTTCGGCATCTCCGCTCTGTGCCTTTAGTCGTAGCACGTCCGCCTCGAGGTTGCCGATTTGTGCGTCCTTCTCCGCCAGCTGAGCCTGGGCTTGTTGAAGGACATTTTCTCGCTGGTCGATCTCCTGCTCGTATTCTTGTAGCGACTTTTGCGATGCGGCAATTTGCATTTCCAGGTCGGTAACCTTTCGATCAGCAATGCgcgcagcctcctccttggctgtGGACAAGTCCTCCAACTGTTCCTGCAGTAGGCGGGCTTCGTCCTCTGCCTCACGGGCTTTTCGCTCCAGGGCTTTCTTGTCGCCTTCAATGTTCTCTTTCAACTCTTCCAATTCCTTTCGAAGTGCTTCGGTTTGGCCTGCTGCTTTTTCGcgctcggcctcggcggcctgGCGCTGCTGTGCCTCATCCTGCTCTCGTCGGCGCGCTTGCTCGAGCTTGCTGTTGTGTTGCGACAAAGCAATCTCCTTCTCTTGTTCGGATGTTTGCATGCGATATTGCAGGGTGCCGATCTCGGCCTTCAaggcctcaatctccttccTGTACTTTTCATACTCGTCGGCATCGGGCGGCGCCATGTTCTCTTTAAAACTGTCGCGTGAACCCGGGCGGACAGACTCGGCGGTGTGGCCTTGTCGGGAGGAAGGACGGGGAAGGTTTGATTCGCCAGTGAAGAAGTTGTATGTCGGCTGAGTACTCGCTCGGAATGAGGATATCTACGAATGCCCCAAGTCAGAAtgctgatggtggtgataaTGGCAAAACTAATGTTTGTTTTGTTTGGAATGTTGTTGACTTACCCTGGACTCTCTTAGAGTGGTCTGAGGGCGCCCGATGGCAGAAGTGCTAGCTCGAAACCTGTTGCTAGAAGAGACCCGTCGGCCTCCAGAG contains the following coding sequences:
- a CDS encoding PAD domain-containing protein, which produces MRFSTGKVAVLALALCQSTYAYGLKATILADTNRDGKVDVKGDSDIKAKTTWTPERGALFLANIGDTNQRCSKKWGPSQEIPFEDGETYLDECNDAVDNVQRNPKYLAPLRTLPIAKLRASAKGRVHVTNKVAASKVRIFVKEGSEWTFVGANYTFTAEDLRGGLELGIDARDVRRPKGWDGKAQVHFTVSDGSQKATDSVALRVAPVLTHHHAQLAERVFSTGADEDGAQGRFVADLEDNAAAAGIDEPVFLFGHGDIWTQDFFEPGYTSIPGPDGPIVLRVMIRSVQASRSSGRDIFHQLRNDKVGAVQHHGDGDTIDSTGNLETIPPYKYKGKSYPAGRVIQGQWEGRKPLMFNFLKAQQVQDPLALDTAWLAVGHVDEFLQFLPADNERGWVVVVDDPVAGVELLKKASKDGHGSTKALSRPHLPGEDPVQYCLPKETIDQVLKLKKFESINQMAAKRIEGNIAILKRETGLTDDEILRVPATFYYAFAEGWTCSISPNSTSPSAIPTPGPSSTPSPSKLSAGSSLSKKAVSGGPVFKAKSIIEAAQPHGPVQLGRREVDPETQLVAFYPGTVNGVVLADSFVLAPNPWGPVIDGEDIIAKAVQETYARASFNVTFQDDWFSHHLGMGEVHCGTNTWRTTDTKWW
- a CDS encoding Spindle assembly checkpoint component MAD1 — encoded protein: MRAHTPDGSGGRRVSSSNRFRASTSAIGRPQTTLRESRISSFRASTQPTYNFFTGESNLPRPSSRQGHTAESVRPGSRDSFKENMAPPDADEYEKYRKEIEALKAEIGTLQYRMQTSEQEKEIALSQHNSKLEQARRREQDEAQQRQAAEAEREKAAGQTEALRKELEELKENIEGDKKALERKAREAEDEARLLQEQLEDLSTAKEEAARIADRKVTDLEMQIAASQKSLQEYEQEIDQRENVLQQAQAQLAEKDAQIGNLEADVLRLKAQSGDAETMEIIRQELSEQVHHIRNLEATNRDQLSELKHLRALSKAVEVVEEEKRSLQRKLEAAEMVEAELAEARIQRQRLEDERLAWSAYLKNASETGDNEFDSPEAVARALVQERLTTASYVEKLGALQAEMTAAQNTIQTLQDEKAQLKTEVENAKTSANANNTDKARLRLERQRALAVKEVEYLRAQLKTFDTEDETVQPEQFDEARAKRVQELEDLVDKYKMEVQSLHAELSSVEPSATGTPQPATGSKRSRPEDDNAHEQLGQLARKNRKLQEELSSFQTKVALLEKDLSANREQLKAAKQQTQTRVLSLKSNPTSDYEAIKRSTLEALQKENQDLLATLRSKTGNSSVPMIPTSVLSAMEREIAAAKAETASAQKSARRLKEVWGSKSQEFKEAIFSTLGWTVTFIPNGKMRVESTFYPSQTDEHENSIVFDGERGTMKVGGGPRSAFARRISDQIGFWVREKGCIPGFLAALTLEFYEEHTRASKP